The Methanobrevibacter sp. genome includes the window GATGGTTTTCAAGTTAATTATGAGTTGGGAATTGTATATGTGACTTCATGGTTACATGATGTGGCCAATAATTTCTTCGGAATGAACATGTCAGTTAAGGAAGTTGCATTTTGGGCTGGAGCAATTATTTCAACACTAGCAGTAATACCAGCATTTATATTTTCAAGAAGACTTACAAACGATTATGGAGCAATTGTTGCAACTATAATCATCGCACTTGCTCCGAACTATTTCGCACACACATTCCCGGGATTTTTCGATACAGATATGTTCTACTACATATTCTCACTCCTATTTGTATTCTTCTTTGTTGAATCAATAAGAAGTAACAACTGGATTTGGAAAATCGTATTTGCTATATTGTCCATTATTTCCGTTGGAATCTTTTCAGTTCAATGGTCTGGATGGGTCTTTTATGTTGCAATGATGGGATTCTTTGCAGTAATATACCTGATTGTAACATTTGTTTTCAATGTTGATGAAGACAGAGACCAATACGGCAATGTCGTTGAATGGTTAGTGCACAACAAGGAATTCCTATCCATCATTGCAATTGGTGTAATTGCATTTATCGGACTTGCAGTATTTAGAGGAGTCGATGGAGTAATCGGAATCTTTGGAAGCGTATTTGGATTGTTAAACTTACAATCTGCATCTGTTGTTGTAGGAGGATTCCCTAACGTACTTATTTCCGTTGCAGAGATGCAAATGCCAGCAATGCTAGGTGCAGGAATGACTTCCATGTTTTTAGCAAACACCAACGGATTCATAAACGGTATCGGTGGTATTGCAGTATTTTTCGCAGCATTGGTTGTATTATACATCCTTGTTACAAGAGCATGGAAATACAGAAATGTCAGACAAAAACCGGTGGAAGCTAAACCTGAAAAAGGTAAAAGATTATCCGCTGCTGAAAAACTTGACAACAGTCGTAAATTCAAATTATCTCTTGCTGATTTGAAATTCGGTGGAGACAATGAAATACTTGCAAGCAAAAGATTAACAGTATTATATGCAACATTATTCGTTGTATGGGTAGTAGTAACCGCTCTTGCAGTATCCCGTGGTTCAAGGTTCATTACCACAATCGTTTTACCATTCGGTTTACTAGCAGGCATATTTGTAGGATACGCTTGTGATTACATCAAAAACAGACTCAACAACGACAAATGGTTAACTGTTGCAGTGATTTTATGTGCATTTCTAGCAGCTGTACCGGTAGCTACAATCAACACAACCTATGGTATTATATTATTTGTTGTAATTGCAGCAATCGGACTTGCTTCAATATACTTGCTCAAAGACAACTCAGCTGACAAAAACCATGTTCCGCTCAAAAAACATATTTTGATAATTGCTTTAGTGATTGCATTAATCACTCCAAGTATTGTTGGCGCATGGCAGACTTCAGAAAACGTTGTTCCAGGTACAAACGACTACATGTGGAACGC containing:
- a CDS encoding STT3 domain-containing protein, with the translated sequence MNRETLLTVGKGVIIVLILLAVVFALKAPAADLHFFDDEGKALYTDASGLPYFSEMDSYYNYRLTDDYVDHGYAGDEMVNDTAWDMHRNAPDGFQVNYELGIVYVTSWLHDVANNFFGMNMSVKEVAFWAGAIISTLAVIPAFIFSRRLTNDYGAIVATIIIALAPNYFAHTFPGFFDTDMFYYIFSLLFVFFFVESIRSNNWIWKIVFAILSIISVGIFSVQWSGWVFYVAMMGFFAVIYLIVTFVFNVDEDRDQYGNVVEWLVHNKEFLSIIAIGVIAFIGLAVFRGVDGVIGIFGSVFGLLNLQSASVVVGGFPNVLISVAEMQMPAMLGAGMTSMFLANTNGFINGIGGIAVFFAALVVLYILVTRAWKYRNVRQKPVEAKPEKGKRLSAAEKLDNSRKFKLSLADLKFGGDNEILASKRLTVLYATLFVVWVVVTALAVSRGSRFITTIVLPFGLLAGIFVGYACDYIKNRLNNDKWLTVAVILCAFLAAVPVATINTTYGIILFVVIAAIGLASIYLLKDNSADKNHVPLKKHILIIALVIALITPSIVGAWQTSENVVPGTNDYMWNAMEWIDETQPDDTVITSWWDFGYLFEVAADRQVTFDGGSQSGERAFWLGQAMTTDNLELSAGIFRMLDSTGTKADDYLVNVTGEPGKATDILIDILPRTSSNAQKVLQSKYDLTADQAKDVVKLTHPKNPRPVIFVASSDMLQKAGWWSYFGAWDFDNQTSENYNYYVPYDSAKVAAGQSGKVQLLEDQGMTVNAVIERGSGNNTTEAHVESVYTDSGEPIKVNGTDYNPLKASRLILIEDGYIMKNESIKGAKDGNYTLFLMGQNNEYTPILIDEKLENSMFTQLYLLGGANQNIFEPVHSENGVMLFNVNFDNTKAGS